In Haloarcula hispanica ATCC 33960, one DNA window encodes the following:
- a CDS encoding hybrid sensor histidine kinase/response regulator, whose translation MSSIAVLHVDDEPDFLDVATEILEQQSSKLNVITAASATEALDCLATTRVDCLISDYRMPGKDGIELLKTVREEYPDLPFILFTGEGSEAVASDAIAAGATDYLRKGHGMERYELLANRVENAVEQYRTNQRAAELERVRDLVSSIDQALIRASSLSEIKTRVCEIISDSEPYLFAWIGEQEPDTDRIEPQAWAGVEDEYLDTIVVTADDSPTGRGPAGTAVRERRIATSQNIQDDPAFEVWREEALDRGYRSTAAVPLEYNSTLYGLLCVYSSRSFAFSEDEQELLDELGDSISHAMHSLKIRDELRAERTFIDQALDSLADIFYVLDSEGNVQRCNEQFERLAGYADEEISEFDALSLFPEEEREGVSEAIEEALTTGHSTIEAEFLTGAGKRIPHEFTGDRLTDQDGNLIGLVGTGRNISERTKRERELQDQKEQLEQFAATVSHDLRNPLNVIRGRLDLVQETHSSDHLAVIETATERMERIVEDLLWLAREQREIGSLEPVAIEVAAEAAWKLVSDPADEAELHCDCEADTQPLIKADTDQFRHLLENLFRNTIDHAGLDVTVVVGGIFDDTNGFYIEDDGPGIPVEDREKVFEAGYSTSESGTGLGLNIVKRVADAHGWDIRVTESSMGGTRFEITGLEIIE comes from the coding sequence ATGTCGAGTATTGCTGTGCTGCATGTCGATGACGAACCGGATTTTCTAGATGTAGCAACCGAAATACTCGAACAGCAATCCAGTAAACTCAATGTTATAACTGCAGCAAGTGCTACTGAAGCGCTCGACTGCCTTGCTACAACTCGCGTTGACTGTCTTATCAGCGACTACCGAATGCCCGGGAAAGACGGTATTGAACTCCTCAAAACCGTCCGTGAGGAGTACCCTGATCTCCCGTTTATTCTTTTTACCGGTGAGGGGAGCGAAGCGGTCGCTAGCGACGCCATCGCCGCCGGTGCAACCGATTATCTGCGGAAAGGGCACGGCATGGAACGATACGAACTCCTCGCAAACCGTGTCGAAAACGCCGTCGAACAGTACCGCACCAATCAGCGCGCTGCTGAACTTGAACGGGTTCGCGACCTCGTAAGCAGTATCGACCAGGCGCTCATCCGGGCGAGTTCGCTCTCGGAGATCAAAACTCGTGTCTGTGAGATCATTAGCGACTCTGAGCCCTACCTGTTCGCATGGATCGGCGAGCAGGAGCCTGACACAGACCGAATCGAGCCACAGGCCTGGGCCGGCGTCGAGGACGAGTACCTCGATACTATCGTTGTCACTGCGGACGACTCCCCGACCGGACGAGGTCCCGCGGGCACGGCCGTTCGAGAACGACGTATTGCGACGTCACAGAATATTCAAGATGACCCGGCGTTCGAGGTCTGGCGAGAGGAGGCACTCGACCGCGGCTATCGAAGCACCGCTGCGGTCCCGCTGGAATACAATAGCACTCTGTACGGTCTCCTGTGCGTCTATTCGTCCCGTTCGTTTGCCTTTAGTGAGGACGAACAGGAGTTACTCGACGAACTCGGGGATAGCATCTCACACGCCATGCACTCGCTGAAGATCCGAGACGAACTGCGTGCAGAGCGGACATTTATCGATCAGGCGCTCGATTCGCTTGCCGACATATTCTACGTGCTCGATTCCGAAGGCAACGTCCAGCGCTGTAACGAACAATTCGAAAGGCTGGCCGGGTACGCCGACGAGGAGATCTCTGAGTTCGACGCACTCAGTCTTTTTCCGGAAGAAGAACGAGAGGGAGTCTCCGAGGCGATTGAGGAGGCGCTCACAACGGGCCACTCGACCATCGAAGCGGAGTTCCTTACCGGAGCGGGGAAGCGTATTCCCCACGAGTTCACCGGTGACCGCTTGACTGATCAGGACGGTAACCTGATAGGGCTTGTCGGCACCGGTCGCAATATATCCGAACGGACAAAGCGTGAACGGGAACTGCAGGATCAAAAAGAACAGCTAGAGCAGTTTGCCGCTACTGTCAGCCACGACCTTCGGAACCCGCTAAACGTCATCCGAGGTCGGCTGGATCTCGTTCAGGAAACGCATTCGAGCGATCACCTTGCTGTGATCGAGACAGCGACTGAACGGATGGAACGCATTGTGGAGGACCTCCTCTGGCTAGCGCGGGAGCAACGGGAAATCGGGTCACTGGAACCTGTTGCGATCGAAGTCGCTGCCGAGGCGGCGTGGAAACTTGTATCTGATCCTGCAGATGAAGCCGAACTGCACTGCGATTGCGAGGCCGATACCCAGCCACTGATAAAAGCGGATACCGACCAATTCCGGCATCTGCTGGAAAACCTGTTCAGGAACACGATCGATCACGCTGGGCTGGATGTCACTGTCGTTGTCGGCGGTATCTTCGATGACACCAACGGATTCTACATCGAAGACGACGGCCCTGGAATCCCCGTCGAGGACCGCGAAAAGGTGTTTGAGGCTGGCTACTCGACTTCCGAATCGGGGACTGGTCTGGGCCTCAATATCGTCAAACGAGTCGCTGACGCACATGGCTGGGATATTCGCGTAACCGAGAGCTCGATGGGTGGGACACGATTTGAGATTACTGGCCTCGAAATCATCGAATGA
- a CDS encoding alpha/beta fold hydrolase, with protein sequence MEQQFVLVPGAWLGGWCWKYLHPLLREEGHEVYTPTLTGLGEREHLSHCEVDLETHITDIVNVLEYNDLTDVVLLGHSYAGLVVTGVAERVPERLKHMVYLDALIPMNDDPVSAAEFYPLDEWKTMEAAAEDHAGGWPLPDDHSGWVGISDEDTEWMREKAVPHPLDTFRQQVNVGTPDVSLPTSYILCTQSGMDGSTLDMIRQLCEQREWQLGELDTGHWPMVSIPQQLSHQLLEVH encoded by the coding sequence ATGGAACAACAGTTCGTTCTCGTCCCCGGAGCATGGCTCGGTGGATGGTGCTGGAAGTACCTTCACCCACTGCTCCGTGAGGAGGGACACGAAGTATATACACCGACACTCACTGGCCTTGGTGAGCGAGAACACCTTTCACACTGTGAGGTCGACTTAGAAACACATATTACGGACATTGTAAATGTCCTCGAATACAACGACCTCACAGATGTTGTCCTCCTCGGGCATAGCTATGCGGGCCTTGTTGTGACGGGAGTGGCAGAGCGAGTTCCCGAGCGGCTCAAACACATGGTCTACTTGGATGCGCTGATTCCAATGAACGACGATCCGGTTTCAGCAGCTGAATTCTATCCACTGGACGAGTGGAAAACGATGGAGGCAGCGGCCGAAGATCATGCTGGCGGCTGGCCTCTCCCAGATGACCATTCGGGCTGGGTGGGTATCTCGGACGAGGACACAGAGTGGATGCGAGAAAAAGCCGTCCCGCATCCACTGGATACGTTCAGACAGCAAGTGAACGTCGGTACCCCCGACGTATCGTTACCCACCAGCTATATACTTTGTACCCAGAGCGGGATGGACGGCTCCACCCTCGATATGATTCGGCAGTTGTGTGAGCAACGGGAGTGGCAACTCGGTGAACTGGACACGGGTCATTGGCCGATGGTGTCGATACCCCAGCAACTGTCTCATCAGCTTCTTGAGGTTCATTAG
- a CDS encoding ABC transporter substrate-binding protein, whose translation MAKTDPDETWSTRRECVKYGTTLLTAGSLAGCSGASSEATESGETKAGPDRSFSGTMAPVGELRLESNPETIVGGWGFEEDILTALGEADKLIAAEGNQFWFTGFYDQLPGVDVPDPESLELVRTDDWSLRTEMLYELDPDLFATDPNRFISYYGADEGDISEITDSIGPFFGNASRRKRGDDWPTWPSGESYPYYDIPEFVSRYGALLGKPETAAAINTLYEQALQEMRSRVPPESDRPSVGLLNAQINPDNEGFFRAYNPRTEIDKAYGKKQYRDLGVVDAFEGEYGGQSGIQVDYEALLDIDPDVLVFHFGVNYRDWNGEDALRKTVEGMRDSSLGQELTAVQEDELYVGGSAYQGPIINLFQTEMLGKQLYPDEFGEWPGEITAGELPAIPEDEQLFDRDELADILAESS comes from the coding sequence ATGGCGAAGACAGATCCGGACGAAACGTGGTCGACACGGAGGGAGTGCGTAAAGTACGGGACCACGCTGCTGACCGCTGGCTCGCTCGCGGGTTGTTCTGGGGCTTCGAGTGAGGCCACCGAGTCAGGGGAAACCAAGGCAGGACCCGACCGGTCTTTTTCAGGGACGATGGCACCGGTCGGCGAACTCAGACTCGAGTCGAACCCGGAGACTATCGTCGGCGGGTGGGGATTCGAGGAGGACATCCTGACTGCACTGGGGGAGGCCGACAAACTCATCGCCGCCGAAGGCAACCAGTTCTGGTTTACCGGGTTTTACGACCAGCTTCCCGGCGTAGACGTGCCCGACCCCGAGTCACTGGAGTTGGTCCGGACAGACGACTGGTCGCTCCGAACGGAGATGCTCTACGAACTCGACCCGGACCTGTTCGCTACTGACCCGAACCGGTTCATTTCGTACTACGGTGCTGACGAGGGCGATATCTCCGAAATTACCGATTCGATTGGGCCGTTCTTTGGGAACGCCAGCCGCCGCAAGCGCGGCGACGACTGGCCCACATGGCCCAGTGGTGAGTCCTATCCCTACTACGATATCCCCGAATTCGTCAGCAGGTACGGGGCACTGCTCGGAAAGCCCGAGACAGCCGCTGCTATCAACACTCTCTACGAGCAGGCGCTACAGGAAATGCGGTCCCGGGTTCCACCGGAGTCCGACCGTCCGAGCGTCGGATTGCTCAACGCACAGATAAACCCCGACAACGAGGGGTTCTTCCGTGCCTACAACCCCAGAACCGAGATCGACAAGGCGTACGGGAAAAAACAGTACAGAGATCTCGGCGTTGTCGACGCGTTCGAGGGCGAGTACGGTGGCCAGTCCGGGATTCAGGTCGACTACGAGGCGCTACTCGACATCGATCCCGACGTGCTGGTGTTCCACTTCGGCGTCAATTACCGCGACTGGAACGGCGAGGATGCGCTGAGAAAGACGGTCGAGGGGATGCGTGATAGCTCGCTGGGGCAGGAACTCACCGCCGTTCAGGAGGACGAACTGTACGTCGGCGGGTCAGCCTATCAGGGCCCGATCATCAATCTCTTCCAGACGGAGATGCTTGGAAAACAGCTCTATCCCGACGAGTTCGGGGAGTGGCCGGGCGAGATCACCGCTGGCGAGCTCCCGGCCATTCCCGAGGACGAACAGCTGTTTGACCGCGATGAACTCGCCGACATCCTCGCCGAATCGAGCTGA
- a CDS encoding guanosine monophosphate reductase has protein sequence MNDLRTGLSYGDVLLVPKRSPVDSRSDIDLSTPLTPAVELDTPLVSAAMDTVTEADLATELARSGGFGVLHRFLTPEEQAEQVKQVKAADEQVGAAVGINEDYVARSASVIAAGVDALVVDVAHGHLDRTLNAVETLADEFPDTNIIAGNVATPAGVEDLAAAGADCVKVGIGPGSHCTTRKVAGAGVPQLTAVDDCATAAEDLDVTICADGGIRTSGDAVKALMAGADTVMLGSLFAGTEEAPGAVVEVDGTRYKRSRGMATTAAAEDRDDKQNNVSADEGVEALTPYKGSVAVVAEEFCAGIRSGLSYCGGHTIAAARDKAEFIRVAQSAKEREGFHTDHDWEGVNVESEATQVRDAGTEAAADSDD, from the coding sequence ATGAACGACTTACGTACTGGGTTGAGTTACGGCGACGTTCTTCTCGTCCCGAAACGATCACCGGTCGACAGTCGGAGTGACATCGACCTTTCGACGCCGCTTACTCCCGCTGTTGAGCTAGACACGCCGCTCGTCTCCGCCGCGATGGATACCGTCACGGAGGCAGACCTGGCAACCGAGCTTGCGCGCTCAGGTGGGTTCGGGGTGCTGCACCGGTTCCTTACGCCCGAAGAACAGGCCGAGCAAGTAAAGCAGGTGAAAGCAGCGGACGAACAGGTCGGTGCGGCCGTCGGCATCAACGAAGATTACGTCGCACGGAGCGCTTCCGTGATTGCGGCCGGTGTCGATGCGCTCGTCGTCGACGTGGCCCACGGACACCTGGACCGGACGCTCAATGCCGTCGAAACCCTCGCCGACGAATTCCCCGACACCAACATCATCGCCGGCAACGTCGCGACGCCCGCAGGTGTCGAAGACCTCGCCGCCGCCGGGGCCGACTGTGTCAAAGTCGGTATCGGGCCGGGGTCGCACTGCACCACCCGGAAGGTCGCGGGTGCCGGCGTCCCCCAGCTGACCGCTGTCGATGACTGTGCTACAGCCGCCGAGGATCTGGACGTCACTATCTGCGCGGATGGCGGCATTCGCACGTCCGGTGATGCGGTGAAAGCCCTGATGGCTGGGGCGGATACTGTGATGCTCGGGAGCCTCTTTGCCGGTACGGAGGAGGCCCCCGGTGCAGTCGTCGAAGTCGATGGCACGCGGTACAAGCGATCCCGAGGGATGGCGACCACCGCCGCGGCCGAGGACCGTGATGACAAACAGAACAACGTCAGCGCCGACGAAGGAGTCGAAGCATTGACCCCGTACAAAGGCTCTGTGGCTGTCGTGGCCGAGGAGTTCTGTGCCGGCATTCGCTCCGGACTCTCTTACTGTGGCGGGCACACCATCGCTGCGGCCCGCGACAAGGCGGAGTTCATTCGTGTCGCCCAGAGCGCGAAAGAACGCGAGGGGTTCCACACGGACCACGACTGGGAAGGCGTCAACGTGGAGAGTGAAGCCACACAGGTGCGCGACGCCGGCACCGAGGCGGCTGCCGACAGCGACGACTGA
- the fdhF gene encoding formate dehydrogenase subunit alpha, whose amino-acid sequence MSDSQDQNPRAEQTVCPYCGVGCTIEYAGNGKATGTAGPVNTKGEICPKGGAAFDVVEHEDRLTEPLVRESGHFVTAPWETALSRVANRLGEIIDQHGPDAVEFFASSNCTNEENYVFQKIARMLGTNNVDNCARLCHSSTVAAMSERLGAGAMTNTLDDLAETDCLLVTGANPAEQHPVIFRSYFLPAIRNGATLIHIDPRETDTTDAADIHLDVRPGYDIQLLNSMAKVVVEEGLVDESFIEDRTTSYTDLTAHLDDADIESGADAAGVAPETVREAARAYAEADRAAIVTGMGMSQHTSGTDNVHALLNLALLTGNVGRPGTGVNPLRGQNNVQGAGDVGALPNVLPGYEPVTDADARQRLADEWGVEPPNEPGLTETTATHQFGDAVKAAVVFGENPAVTEPNASSVRAGFGELDFCVVIDLFETATVEHADVVLPGSSWAEKAGTVTNTDRRVMRMRPNADLPGNARRDLDILTDLGRRLVGQSDAFDYDGPEAVFEELTRVNPLYAGMSYDGIGDSYQRWPFPADADSGTDVLHAETFASGEQTAPLLPVSPSPPADAVAEEQLVLTTGRALQHFNSGALTRRSETLMRMRGEDVLEIHPDDAAARNIEDGDTVVVESERGRVTVSAAVTAAIRPGVVFCTFHYLDPLANALTGDALDPVAEIPEYKHSAVTVRKAG is encoded by the coding sequence ATGAGTGACAGTCAGGATCAAAACCCCCGGGCCGAGCAGACAGTCTGTCCGTACTGTGGCGTCGGCTGTACGATAGAATACGCGGGCAACGGGAAGGCGACCGGCACAGCGGGGCCAGTGAACACGAAAGGAGAGATCTGTCCCAAGGGCGGAGCCGCGTTCGACGTAGTCGAACACGAGGACCGACTGACCGAGCCACTGGTCCGTGAGAGCGGTCACTTCGTCACTGCTCCCTGGGAAACCGCCCTATCTCGCGTGGCCAACCGACTCGGGGAAATCATCGACCAGCACGGGCCAGACGCAGTCGAATTCTTCGCCTCGTCGAACTGCACGAACGAGGAGAACTACGTCTTTCAAAAGATTGCGCGGATGCTCGGAACCAACAACGTCGACAACTGTGCTCGCCTCTGTCATTCGTCGACGGTCGCCGCGATGAGCGAGCGCCTCGGTGCCGGGGCGATGACGAACACGCTCGATGACCTCGCCGAAACCGACTGCCTGCTCGTCACCGGGGCGAATCCGGCCGAACAGCACCCTGTCATTTTCCGTTCGTACTTTCTGCCGGCAATTCGAAACGGGGCCACGCTCATCCATATCGACCCGCGCGAAACGGACACGACCGATGCCGCCGACATCCACCTCGATGTCCGTCCCGGATACGACATCCAGCTCCTCAATTCGATGGCGAAAGTCGTCGTTGAGGAGGGACTCGTCGACGAGTCGTTCATCGAGGATCGAACGACCAGCTATACAGATCTGACAGCACATCTCGACGACGCCGACATCGAATCGGGTGCCGACGCAGCCGGTGTTGCCCCGGAAACCGTCCGGGAAGCCGCCAGAGCGTACGCCGAAGCCGACAGGGCGGCGATTGTCACCGGGATGGGGATGAGCCAGCACACGTCCGGGACTGACAACGTTCACGCGCTGTTGAATCTCGCGCTGCTGACCGGCAACGTCGGACGTCCGGGCACCGGCGTGAACCCGCTCCGCGGCCAGAACAACGTCCAGGGAGCCGGCGACGTCGGCGCGCTTCCCAACGTGCTCCCCGGATACGAGCCCGTTACTGATGCGGATGCACGACAGCGGCTCGCCGACGAATGGGGCGTCGAGCCGCCGAACGAACCCGGCCTGACGGAGACCACTGCGACACACCAGTTCGGTGACGCCGTCAAGGCTGCGGTCGTGTTCGGCGAGAACCCAGCCGTCACGGAACCGAACGCCAGTTCTGTCAGGGCCGGCTTCGGTGAACTCGATTTCTGCGTTGTCATAGACCTCTTCGAAACGGCGACCGTCGAACACGCCGATGTCGTGCTTCCGGGGAGCAGTTGGGCGGAGAAAGCGGGGACCGTGACTAACACGGACCGGCGAGTGATGCGGATGCGACCGAACGCTGACCTGCCCGGGAACGCCCGCCGTGACCTCGATATCCTCACGGACCTCGGCCGGCGGCTGGTCGGCCAGTCGGATGCGTTCGACTACGACGGCCCGGAAGCGGTGTTCGAGGAGCTAACGCGGGTCAATCCGCTGTACGCCGGCATGAGTTACGACGGCATCGGAGACAGCTACCAGCGGTGGCCGTTCCCGGCGGACGCCGATTCCGGCACCGACGTTCTCCATGCGGAGACGTTCGCCTCTGGCGAGCAGACGGCACCGCTGCTTCCGGTCTCGCCGTCGCCACCGGCCGATGCCGTCGCCGAGGAACAACTCGTTCTCACGACGGGCCGCGCGCTCCAGCACTTCAACAGCGGCGCACTCACTCGCCGGTCTGAGACGCTCATGCGAATGCGCGGGGAGGACGTCCTCGAAATCCACCCGGACGATGCCGCCGCTCGGAATATCGAGGACGGCGATACTGTCGTCGTCGAAAGCGAGCGCGGCAGAGTGACGGTGTCGGCGGCCGTAACGGCGGCTATTCGGCCCGGGGTCGTGTTCTGCACCTTCCACTATCTGGACCCGCTCGCAAACGCCCTGACCGGCGATGCCCTCGACCCGGTCGCCGAGATTCCCGAGTACAAGCACTCGGCGGTGACGGTGCGGAAGGCAGGGTAG
- a CDS encoding NosD domain-containing protein, which yields MRPALTTVQVFALLAVVLSTLVFAASFAVDTTSARPEPVAFDNTVQRGVTAADEQIARNRSISVPRAQVFYSQYRYVVGYVGLSQAVTALTEPGHEQQFGYPLVVYVSDYSDRPVRCGDDGSLRTATPPDWVEANQAHYVVDGPARVPSGPAVVPFADRDDAAAFAETCGGRIIDWETLKTRSFDLKQAAAVRKQVGPRRSNADATVQAARERRNRPVSVEVGTDAPTVQAAVDAAPPNTTVVVPAGTYDEQVTIDKPLTLSGPGATLDGGGSGTVVTVTADRVGVTGFEITGIGNTTVGDPTQSNDSAWDATVTTAYGNSDAAVTGRNASGLYVANITVETPASGVVLRRTPGAVVENVTVNGTADWQDGFMGVIGMHGPIVVQDSVFNGGRDGVYLHRADGTAVRNNTFRDNRFGVHLMYTSRSLVADNVARGQEYAGVVVMTNPVANAIVGNDVRHSGSGVMLAGSRSYIAHNVVVDTDQAMSTNADRSLYEHNVLYGNDIGVRASTVVPSNIVTENDFIANDRHAVSGPGPLRVYTHDGRGNYWSGAYDLTGGTGPVLAQSYSPTDSVDRRLHQTDAAVVLRAAPSVRGLRALRGTTPGFRRGSIVDRAPLTDPANPGAVRHLRNETSMEEAA from the coding sequence ATGCGACCAGCCCTGACGACTGTGCAAGTCTTCGCGCTACTCGCGGTAGTTCTCAGTACACTGGTTTTCGCTGCGTCGTTTGCCGTCGACACCACCAGCGCCCGCCCCGAACCGGTGGCGTTCGACAACACCGTGCAACGCGGTGTTACGGCGGCCGACGAACAGATTGCCCGGAATCGGAGTATCAGCGTTCCGCGCGCGCAAGTCTTCTACTCGCAGTACCGCTACGTCGTCGGCTACGTCGGCCTCAGTCAGGCTGTGACAGCGCTCACGGAGCCGGGACACGAGCAGCAGTTCGGGTATCCACTCGTGGTGTACGTTTCCGACTACAGTGACCGGCCGGTCAGGTGTGGCGATGACGGCTCTCTCCGGACCGCCACACCGCCGGACTGGGTCGAGGCCAATCAGGCCCACTACGTCGTCGACGGGCCAGCGAGGGTGCCGTCCGGTCCGGCGGTGGTTCCCTTCGCCGACCGGGACGACGCTGCGGCGTTCGCGGAGACGTGCGGCGGACGAATTATCGACTGGGAGACGCTCAAGACTCGTTCGTTCGACCTCAAGCAAGCGGCGGCGGTCCGAAAGCAGGTCGGCCCGCGCCGAAGCAATGCCGATGCCACTGTGCAGGCGGCGCGAGAACGCCGAAACCGGCCTGTCTCGGTCGAAGTTGGAACTGACGCTCCGACGGTTCAGGCGGCCGTCGATGCGGCCCCGCCGAACACGACGGTCGTCGTCCCGGCAGGGACCTACGACGAGCAGGTGACGATAGACAAGCCACTCACCCTCAGCGGCCCCGGAGCGACGCTCGACGGGGGTGGGAGCGGCACCGTCGTGACCGTGACTGCCGACCGGGTCGGTGTCACTGGGTTCGAAATCACTGGCATCGGCAACACGACGGTCGGCGACCCGACACAGAGCAACGACAGCGCCTGGGACGCCACCGTCACGACCGCCTACGGCAACAGCGATGCCGCCGTGACCGGCCGGAACGCGTCCGGGCTCTACGTTGCGAACATCACTGTCGAGACACCCGCCAGCGGCGTCGTGCTGCGGCGGACACCCGGCGCGGTCGTCGAGAATGTCACGGTCAACGGGACGGCAGACTGGCAAGACGGGTTCATGGGCGTTATCGGGATGCACGGCCCGATTGTCGTGCAGGACTCGGTGTTCAACGGCGGGCGTGACGGCGTCTACCTCCACCGGGCCGACGGGACCGCTGTCCGGAACAACACGTTCAGGGACAATCGCTTCGGCGTCCACCTGATGTACACCTCCCGGTCGCTCGTTGCGGACAACGTCGCCCGGGGACAGGAGTACGCTGGCGTCGTCGTCATGACGAACCCTGTGGCCAACGCCATCGTCGGCAACGACGTGCGCCACTCCGGCAGTGGCGTCATGTTAGCTGGGTCCCGGAGCTATATCGCGCACAACGTGGTAGTCGACACCGACCAGGCGATGTCGACAAACGCCGACCGGTCCCTGTACGAGCACAACGTGCTCTACGGGAACGACATCGGCGTGCGAGCATCGACGGTCGTCCCGTCGAACATCGTCACCGAGAACGATTTCATCGCCAACGACCGCCACGCCGTCTCGGGACCGGGGCCGCTGCGCGTGTACACGCACGACGGCAGGGGGAACTACTGGAGCGGCGCGTACGATCTCACTGGCGGGACTGGCCCGGTGTTGGCCCAGTCCTACTCGCCCACCGATTCTGTCGACCGCCGTCTCCACCAGACCGACGCTGCGGTCGTCCTCAGGGCGGCACCGAGTGTCCGGGGGCTCCGGGCGCTCCGCGGCACCACGCCCGGCTTTCGCCGGGGAAGCATCGTCGACAGGGCACCCCTGACAGACCCTGCTAACCCCGGGGCCGTCAGGCATCTTCGAAACGAGACCTCGATGGAGGAGGCAGCATGA
- a CDS encoding ABC transporter ATP-binding protein, with protein sequence MTGETYLTADEVTKKYGDVTAVSEVSLDVPSDAVTGFIGPNGSGKSTLLRVLLGVERPTSGTVSYSGPEAERQLGYLPQRPTFRPGFSVRETAAFYADLVDDDPDRLLERVGLEEVAGRPVSGLSGGMTRLLGIAQALAGDPPIVMLDEPASGLDPAMSRLIFDIVESIADAGRAVVLCSHELPLVEETADRLVVLESGRLVRTGSVDSLREQTGGPLHETFTALLEQDRATIAAPEGTQP encoded by the coding sequence ATGACCGGGGAGACGTACCTCACGGCGGACGAGGTCACGAAGAAGTACGGCGATGTCACAGCCGTCTCGGAGGTGTCACTCGACGTGCCGTCCGACGCCGTGACTGGGTTCATCGGCCCGAACGGGTCCGGGAAATCGACGCTCCTGCGCGTGCTTCTGGGCGTCGAGCGACCGACCAGCGGCACCGTCTCGTACAGCGGGCCGGAGGCCGAACGACAGTTGGGCTACCTGCCCCAGCGGCCGACCTTCCGCCCGGGCTTTAGCGTCCGGGAGACCGCCGCGTTCTACGCGGACCTCGTCGACGACGACCCGGACCGGCTCCTGGAACGTGTCGGCCTCGAAGAAGTGGCCGGCCGTCCCGTGTCCGGGCTCTCCGGGGGGATGACGCGCCTCCTGGGAATCGCACAGGCACTGGCCGGTGACCCACCCATCGTGATGCTCGACGAACCGGCAAGCGGTCTCGACCCGGCGATGAGTCGGCTGATATTCGACATCGTCGAGTCGATTGCCGACGCCGGTCGCGCCGTGGTTCTTTGCTCACACGAACTGCCGCTCGTCGAGGAGACAGCTGATCGACTGGTAGTGCTCGAATCCGGCCGCCTCGTGCGGACCGGGTCGGTTGACTCTCTGCGAGAACAGACCGGCGGGCCGCTCCACGAGACGTTCACAGCGCTTCTGGAACAGGACAGAGCCACTATCGCTGCACCAGAGGGGACACAGCCATGA
- a CDS encoding ABC transporter permease: MIDGNRFWTVFVREVRSAVRTRTYLALGLVTGIVLFGLAYAGGGPAGGYVPTVVDTLVAVEVLVPTLAFAVGYRAIADPAVRGELDILDTYPLSTWSYVGGVYAGRALLLLTIVVVPLLALGVNVATTAGPETTVFASHRGVDSPFLFIRFVALTVLYALTSLTIAFLLSALARSRGRALVLALAGLLVLTVGSDLAVFAALDTGVTTGTLGGALAMTPAGAYRGLVFDQVLYVAVPGRSAFVPTWVAALSLLFWWGLTFVGAMLATDAA; encoded by the coding sequence ATGATCGACGGTAACCGCTTCTGGACCGTTTTCGTGCGAGAGGTCCGGAGCGCGGTCAGGACACGGACCTATCTCGCGCTCGGGCTAGTCACGGGGATTGTCCTGTTCGGCCTCGCCTATGCCGGGGGCGGCCCCGCCGGCGGCTACGTTCCCACCGTCGTCGATACGCTCGTCGCCGTCGAAGTACTCGTGCCGACGCTTGCCTTCGCGGTCGGCTATCGCGCGATAGCCGACCCCGCCGTCCGGGGTGAACTCGATATCCTCGACACCTACCCACTCTCGACGTGGTCGTACGTCGGTGGGGTGTACGCGGGGCGTGCCCTCCTGCTGCTCACCATTGTCGTCGTCCCGCTGCTGGCGCTGGGCGTCAACGTGGCGACGACCGCGGGACCGGAGACAACGGTGTTTGCGAGCCATCGCGGCGTCGACTCGCCGTTCCTGTTCATCCGGTTCGTGGCGTTGACGGTCCTGTACGCGCTCACGTCCCTGACTATCGCGTTCCTGCTGTCGGCGCTCGCCCGAAGCCGGGGCCGAGCACTCGTGCTCGCACTCGCCGGGCTGCTTGTCCTCACCGTCGGCAGTGACCTCGCGGTGTTTGCAGCGCTCGACACCGGCGTCACGACGGGCACACTCGGTGGCGCGCTCGCCATGACTCCGGCGGGCGCGTATCGCGGACTCGTGTTCGATCAGGTCCTGTACGTCGCTGTTCCGGGCCGGTCAGCGTTCGTCCCGACGTGGGTCGCCGCCCTCTCGCTCCTATTCTGGTGGGGACTCACGTTCGTGGGGGCGATGCTTGCGACGGATGCGGCCTGA